From one Streptomyces sp. NBC_01478 genomic stretch:
- a CDS encoding protein kinase: MDDYAGRVLADRYRLPLPPSDEYELTESRAFDTYSGQEVLVRQVPLPEVVEAEVLGEDGLPDGFTARDRGARRPTTARTATRRPTDPAVRRAVEAAQAAARIPDHPRLDQVFDVFAEGGSLWIVSELVSAQPLSALLVEKPLSPYRAAEVASDVLMALRVLHAHGWVHRNITARTVLVCDDGRVMLTGLAVGAAEEALCGYDPVPVQDGEDGAGAEGQHGAGAPGRQSGGAQGQFGGRAGTGPGGGAVVPAGPGAQQGGSRHPGGSTAPGGSTAPAGFMAPGGSRAPSGPVAPGGSHSPSPSGPLAAAAGSTTPGGSTVPAVPGDSRGGGAGGGGAIGFGGARGGTGAGAAPAAVGPGGVDPEAARRAAIEARAAGGLPGVGVEGGGGSGSSAAPARREAEAGGDVRAARAGAIAAYRAGARAAARVQETQPGRPALPGARPAAEDDRGAAQANGSAQLPYSGGNGVEHTAGTTPPGQIADPYGVRNTAWHDATPRPGAPSPTDTFLGPDAQAHGGEARPYGPAIPADGGEARPYDTAVPADGADVHPYGGDTRPYGAGTSGRGTDTYPYGAGTAAHGTETSPYGAGPAPHGTDTSPYGVRQPAAGQPVVPPAGNPHLPTPANSPRPPARWDELAAAGAPARRGPATALAAERARQVRMTVVGPVTERWAPEQAVPVHENWQLAAPIGPATDLWALGALLFRAVQGHAPYPEEATAELVQLVCAEPPAFAEECGPLRPVVESLLRQDPTERLDFEELRGWLRSLVRSAPEPEAGTYVVATPPTDPRRLPIVRRRGELVRRRRAGLPATSPHGRHKRAKQEIEGSPRRLGRTLLILIFLLLAGAVAYAMLFLPKSGEDTGAGQGDRTGAAGDVSPAPSESSAAASSQPQPDQTSPAAGNSPSTSAGSTPTGSGSNVADGFVLRKDSEGFQIAVAKGWTRTPKNGSGQVVYSHGDFELIVVAGRDSATTNGSDPMVYQRDKERELAPYRASSWATATGLRTITVGGKTMAEGQFTWTDSQGGDLFVRNMAFLIDGRYHIVQVRGPEAQRDEVTRLYEQASSTYQYTG, from the coding sequence GTGGACGACTATGCGGGTCGGGTGCTCGCCGACCGCTACCGCCTGCCGCTGCCGCCCTCCGACGAGTACGAACTCACCGAGTCCCGGGCCTTCGACACCTACAGCGGGCAGGAAGTCCTGGTACGCCAGGTGCCGTTGCCGGAGGTCGTCGAGGCGGAGGTGCTCGGCGAGGACGGGCTGCCCGACGGGTTCACGGCGCGTGATCGCGGGGCGCGGCGGCCGACCACGGCGCGGACCGCCACACGGCGGCCCACCGATCCGGCGGTACGGCGTGCGGTCGAGGCCGCGCAGGCCGCGGCGCGGATCCCTGATCACCCCCGGCTGGACCAGGTCTTCGACGTGTTCGCCGAGGGCGGTTCGCTGTGGATAGTGAGCGAACTGGTGTCCGCCCAGCCGTTGTCAGCGCTGCTCGTCGAGAAGCCGTTGTCGCCGTACCGGGCGGCCGAGGTCGCGTCCGACGTGCTGATGGCGCTGCGGGTGCTGCACGCGCACGGCTGGGTGCACCGGAACATCACCGCGCGCACGGTGCTCGTCTGCGACGACGGCCGCGTGATGCTGACCGGGCTCGCGGTCGGAGCGGCGGAGGAGGCACTGTGCGGCTACGACCCGGTGCCGGTCCAGGACGGCGAGGACGGGGCCGGGGCCGAGGGGCAGCACGGTGCCGGGGCGCCGGGGCGGCAAAGTGGCGGTGCGCAGGGGCAGTTCGGCGGCCGAGCCGGTACGGGACCCGGCGGCGGGGCGGTGGTACCCGCGGGGCCCGGTGCGCAGCAGGGCGGTTCCAGGCACCCCGGGGGTTCCACGGCTCCCGGTGGTTCGACGGCTCCGGCCGGCTTCATGGCTCCGGGCGGTTCGAGGGCTCCCTCAGGACCGGTGGCTCCAGGCGGTTCTCACTCTCCTTCTCCCTCAGGTCCCCTGGCCGCCGCGGCCGGCTCCACAACTCCCGGCGGTTCTACGGTTCCTGCGGTCCCCGGTGACTCCCGCGGAGGCGGCGCCGGTGGTGGCGGGGCGATCGGCTTCGGGGGCGCGCGTGGCGGTACGGGCGCCGGTGCGGCCCCCGCTGCCGTAGGTCCCGGTGGTGTGGACCCCGAGGCCGCCCGGCGGGCGGCGATCGAGGCGCGGGCCGCCGGAGGGCTGCCCGGAGTCGGTGTGGAGGGCGGCGGCGGGAGCGGGTCCTCCGCCGCGCCGGCCCGCAGGGAAGCGGAGGCAGGCGGTGACGTCCGGGCCGCGCGGGCCGGGGCGATCGCCGCGTACCGGGCCGGCGCGCGAGCCGCTGCCCGCGTGCAGGAGACCCAGCCGGGGCGCCCTGCGCTGCCCGGTGCCCGGCCGGCGGCGGAGGACGACCGCGGCGCCGCACAGGCCAACGGTTCGGCCCAACTGCCGTACTCCGGCGGCAACGGCGTGGAACACACGGCCGGCACCACGCCCCCCGGCCAGATAGCCGACCCCTACGGCGTCCGCAACACCGCCTGGCACGACGCGACACCGCGCCCCGGCGCCCCGTCCCCGACAGACACGTTCCTCGGCCCGGACGCCCAGGCTCACGGCGGCGAGGCTCGTCCCTACGGCCCGGCCATCCCGGCTGACGGTGGCGAGGCTCGTCCCTACGACACGGCCGTTCCGGCTGACGGCGCCGACGTCCATCCCTACGGCGGAGACACTCGTCCCTACGGTGCGGGTACCTCGGGCCGCGGCACGGACACGTATCCCTACGGTGCGGGTACCGCCGCCCATGGCACGGAGACGTCCCCCTACGGTGCGGGTCCCGCGCCCCACGGCACGGACACGTCCCCCTACGGCGTCCGCCAGCCCGCCGCCGGTCAACCCGTCGTACCCCCTGCCGGTAATCCGCACCTTCCCACTCCCGCGAACTCTCCCCGCCCCCCGGCCCGTTGGGACGAACTCGCCGCCGCCGGTGCTCCCGCCCGTCGGGGTCCCGCCACCGCGCTGGCCGCCGAGCGGGCTCGGCAGGTGCGGATGACGGTGGTGGGACCGGTCACCGAGCGGTGGGCGCCTGAGCAGGCTGTGCCGGTGCACGAGAACTGGCAGTTGGCCGCGCCGATCGGGCCGGCCACCGATCTGTGGGCGCTGGGGGCGTTGCTCTTCCGGGCCGTGCAGGGGCATGCGCCGTATCCCGAGGAGGCGACCGCCGAGCTCGTGCAGCTCGTGTGTGCGGAGCCGCCCGCCTTCGCGGAGGAGTGCGGGCCGCTGCGGCCGGTCGTCGAGTCGCTGTTGCGGCAGGACCCGACCGAGCGGCTCGACTTCGAGGAACTGCGGGGCTGGCTGCGGTCGTTGGTGCGTTCCGCGCCCGAGCCCGAGGCCGGTACGTATGTCGTCGCCACCCCGCCCACCGACCCGCGGCGGCTGCCGATCGTGCGCAGGCGCGGCGAGTTGGTGCGCAGGCGCCGGGCCGGGCTGCCCGCGACCAGTCCGCACGGCCGGCACAAGCGGGCCAAGCAGGAGATCGAAGGCTCGCCCCGGCGGCTGGGCCGGACTCTGCTCATCCTCATATTCCTGCTGCTGGCCGGTGCCGTCGCCTACGCCATGCTCTTCCTGCCCAAGTCCGGGGAGGACACCGGTGCCGGGCAGGGGGACAGGACGGGAGCAGCGGGGGACGTCAGCCCCGCGCCCAGCGAGTCCTCGGCCGCGGCGAGCAGCCAGCCGCAGCCCGACCAGACCTCGCCCGCGGCGGGCAACAGCCCCTCCACGTCCGCCGGTTCGACCCCGACGGGGAGCGGCTCGAACGTCGCCGACGGCTTCGTGCTGCGCAAGGACTCCGAGGGGTTCCAGATCGCCGTCGCCAAGGGCTGGACCCGCACGCCCAAGAACGGGAGCGGCCAAGTCGTCTACTCGCACGGCGACTTCGAGCTGATCGTCGTGGCGGGGCGGGACAGTGCCACGACGAACGGCAGCGATCCGATGGTGTATCAGCGGGACAAGGAGCGGGAGTTGGCGCCCTACCGTGCGTCCAGTTGGGCCACGGCGACCGGGCTGCGGACCATCACGGTGGGCGGAAAGACCATGGCCGAGGGGCAGTTCACCTGGACGGACAGCCAGGGCGGCGACCTGTTCGTGCGCAACATGGCGTTCCTCATCGACGGCCGCTACCACATCGTGCAGGTACGCGGCCCGGAGGCCCAACGGGACGAGGTGACACGGCTGTACGAGCAGGCGTCGTCGACCTACCAGTACACCGGGTGA
- a CDS encoding serine/threonine-protein kinase translates to MQGLLLAGRYRLAESIGSGGMGRVWRAHDEVLHRAVAIKELTAALYVSESDQPRLLARTRAEARAAARINHSAVVTVHDVLEHDGRPWIVMELVEGNSLADEVKEQGRIEPAEAARVGVWVVRALRAAHAAGVLHRDVKPGNVLLGQDGRVLLTDFGIAQIEGDSTITRTGEVVGSVDYLAPERVRGADPGPSSDLWALGATLYTAVEGRSPFRRTSPLSTMQAVVEEEAGELRYAGPLAPVIAALLNKDPALRPDADQTEQMLAEAAEGRRPRSAQEWLPTQHVGSRAESFTQDTPGTGATPYAPGASGATPYPSGASGATPYPSVALGAVPYPSATGSATHQTPLVGGTAIPPASLVPPRRRRFRSVVLVVVLAALVGGGTALGLQKWHQDRESVGSPGATTSQSPSGGASASTSAPAQGSLPANWEIHHDPWGFDISLPKGWSRKVYSDSGGIKQVDYTPDSGKHFVRIAIDATPDFPTAYAHQLDLEVQLRRLVDYNRVTLEENTYRDRPGSLWDYTWTAQAKDTPYPGPRRAIEETYMSRDGVEFAIYMSSPAADWATTSAQFKSVLQTWSPGSG, encoded by the coding sequence ATGCAGGGCCTGCTCCTCGCGGGGCGCTATCGGCTGGCCGAATCGATCGGCAGCGGCGGCATGGGCCGGGTGTGGCGTGCCCACGACGAGGTGCTGCACCGGGCCGTCGCCATCAAGGAGTTGACGGCCGCGCTCTATGTGTCCGAGAGCGACCAGCCGAGACTTCTGGCGCGCACCCGCGCCGAGGCGCGCGCCGCCGCCCGGATCAACCACTCCGCCGTCGTCACCGTCCACGACGTACTCGAACACGACGGCCGCCCCTGGATCGTCATGGAGCTGGTCGAGGGCAACTCGCTGGCCGACGAGGTCAAGGAGCAGGGCCGGATCGAGCCGGCCGAGGCCGCGCGCGTCGGCGTGTGGGTGGTGCGCGCGCTGCGCGCCGCGCACGCCGCCGGCGTCCTGCACCGTGACGTGAAGCCGGGCAACGTGCTGCTCGGGCAGGACGGCCGGGTGCTGCTCACCGACTTCGGCATCGCGCAGATCGAGGGCGACAGCACCATCACGCGTACGGGAGAGGTCGTCGGCTCCGTCGACTACCTCGCCCCCGAGCGCGTCCGCGGCGCCGATCCCGGACCCTCCTCCGACCTGTGGGCGCTGGGCGCCACGCTCTACACGGCCGTCGAGGGCCGTTCGCCGTTCCGCCGCACCTCGCCGCTGTCCACCATGCAGGCCGTCGTCGAGGAGGAGGCCGGCGAGCTGCGGTACGCCGGCCCGCTCGCACCCGTCATCGCCGCGCTGCTGAACAAGGATCCCGCGCTGCGGCCCGACGCGGACCAGACCGAGCAGATGCTCGCGGAGGCCGCCGAGGGGCGCCGGCCGCGGTCGGCGCAGGAGTGGCTGCCGACGCAGCACGTGGGCTCGCGGGCCGAGAGTTTCACCCAGGACACGCCCGGCACGGGCGCGACGCCGTACGCGCCGGGAGCCTCGGGTGCGACTCCGTATCCGTCGGGGGCCTCGGGTGCGACGCCGTACCCGTCGGTGGCCTTGGGCGCGGTGCCCTATCCGTCGGCGACCGGGTCGGCCACCCACCAGACGCCTCTCGTCGGCGGTACGGCCATCCCGCCCGCCTCGCTCGTCCCGCCCAGGCGCCGCCGGTTCCGTTCGGTCGTCCTGGTGGTCGTCCTCGCCGCGCTCGTCGGCGGCGGTACGGCGCTGGGACTGCAGAAGTGGCACCAGGACCGGGAGTCGGTCGGGAGCCCCGGCGCCACCACCTCGCAGAGCCCCTCGGGCGGTGCCTCGGCCTCGACCTCGGCTCCGGCGCAGGGTTCCCTTCCCGCCAACTGGGAGATCCACCACGACCCTTGGGGCTTCGACATCTCGCTCCCCAAGGGCTGGTCGCGGAAGGTCTACAGCGACAGCGGCGGCATCAAGCAGGTCGACTACACGCCCGACAGCGGGAAGCACTTCGTCCGCATCGCCATCGACGCCACCCCGGACTTTCCCACCGCGTACGCCCACCAGTTGGACCTGGAAGTGCAGCTCCGGCGCCTGGTCGACTACAACAGGGTGACCCTGGAGGAGAACACCTACCGCGACCGTCCGGGCTCCCTCTGGGACTACACCTGGACCGCGCAGGCGAAGGACACCCCCTACCCGGGGCCGCGGCGCGCCATCGAGGAGACCTACATGTCCCGTGACGGCGTCGAGTTCGCGATCTACATGTCGTCGCCGGCCGCCGACTGGGCCACGACGAGCGCGCAGTTCAAGTCGGTCCTGCAGACCTGGAGTCCCGGCTCGGGCTGA
- a CDS encoding serine/threonine-protein kinase: MGTEGDNVRVIAGRYRLEQRLGRGGMGVVWRATDQLLGRQVAVKEVAQDDTLSEEEARRHRDRTLREARAVAQLRHPHIIVVHDVVEQDERPYIVMELIGGGSLADRISSRGPVDADEAARIGIALLGALRTAHAAGILHRDIKPANVLLEPATDRADSGRADSDRVVLTDFGIAQVAGATTLSESGVFVGSPEYTAPERMSGARTGPASDLWSLGALLCTVLSGESPFRRDSLGGILHAVVVDEIRPPEQVRPLLPVVRGLLERDPERRLGAAEAERMLRAFLETGRTPGAAPSDRTAHPAPGYTPTQRDVPKRRLATQAAPQDPAHSGTAEQQSPPRRSTRGVLVAALLVAAMAGAGVSAAALLMRGDGAGGAAAPVSSAPSTSTSAGTSAPPSSTPSKSSPTPSKSPDTPSKSPNTPTAPSGYRIAHDPDGFALAVPEDFVRVPQGERIFYMSPGETFRLGIKMTDPETGGPLAVMKSAAAEGADTNPGYHDGKVTDTTHYGHPAALWEFSWNGFSTAEGPRHTYDMCWEEDGRMYDVWVSAPVGKVREAKEYFDVALDTFGPA, from the coding sequence ATGGGGACCGAGGGGGACAACGTCCGGGTGATCGCCGGGCGTTACCGACTGGAGCAGCGGCTCGGGCGCGGTGGCATGGGCGTCGTGTGGCGGGCGACCGACCAACTCCTGGGCCGGCAGGTCGCCGTCAAGGAGGTCGCCCAGGACGACACCCTCTCCGAGGAGGAGGCCCGCCGGCACCGTGACCGCACGCTGCGCGAGGCACGGGCGGTGGCGCAGTTGCGGCACCCGCACATCATCGTCGTGCACGACGTCGTCGAGCAGGACGAACGGCCGTACATCGTCATGGAGTTGATCGGTGGCGGTTCGCTCGCCGACCGGATCTCCAGTCGTGGCCCGGTCGACGCCGACGAGGCCGCGCGGATCGGGATCGCCCTGCTCGGCGCGCTGCGCACGGCACACGCGGCGGGCATCCTGCACCGGGACATCAAACCGGCGAACGTACTGCTGGAGCCGGCCACCGACCGGGCGGACTCCGGCCGAGCCGATTCCGACCGCGTCGTCCTGACCGACTTCGGCATCGCGCAGGTCGCGGGTGCCACGACGCTCAGCGAGAGCGGTGTGTTCGTCGGCTCGCCCGAGTACACCGCGCCGGAGCGGATGTCGGGCGCGCGGACCGGTCCCGCGTCCGACCTGTGGTCCCTCGGCGCGCTGCTGTGCACGGTGCTGAGCGGTGAATCGCCGTTCCGGCGCGACTCGTTGGGCGGCATCCTGCACGCGGTCGTCGTCGACGAGATCCGCCCGCCCGAGCAGGTCCGGCCACTGCTTCCCGTCGTACGAGGGCTGCTCGAGCGCGATCCGGAACGGCGGCTGGGGGCGGCGGAGGCGGAGCGGATGCTGCGGGCCTTCCTGGAGACCGGGCGCACGCCGGGCGCCGCGCCTTCGGACCGTACGGCGCACCCGGCGCCGGGCTACACACCGACCCAACGGGACGTGCCGAAAAGGCGGTTGGCCACCCAGGCGGCACCGCAGGACCCCGCGCACTCCGGGACGGCGGAGCAGCAGTCGCCGCCCCGGCGTTCCACGCGCGGTGTGCTCGTGGCGGCGTTGCTGGTCGCGGCGATGGCGGGGGCCGGAGTGTCGGCCGCCGCGCTCCTGATGCGAGGGGACGGCGCCGGGGGCGCCGCCGCGCCGGTGAGTTCGGCGCCGTCGACGTCCACGAGTGCCGGTACCTCGGCACCACCGTCCTCGACCCCCTCGAAGAGTTCCCCCACCCCCTCGAAGAGCCCCGACACCCCCTCGAAGAGTCCCAACACCCCTACCGCGCCCTCCGGTTACCGCATCGCCCACGACCCCGACGGCTTCGCCCTCGCCGTACCGGAGGACTTCGTGCGCGTACCGCAGGGTGAGCGCATCTTCTACATGTCGCCGGGGGAGACCTTCCGCCTGGGCATCAAGATGACCGACCCCGAAACGGGCGGCCCGCTCGCGGTGATGAAGAGCGCGGCGGCCGAGGGGGCGGACACGAACCCCGGTTACCACGACGGCAAGGTCACCGACACCACGCACTACGGACACCCCGCCGCGCTCTGGGAGTTCAGTTGGAACGGCTTCAGCACGGCGGAGGGGCCCCGGCACACGTACGACATGTGCTGGGAGGAGGACGGCCGGATGTACGACGTGTGGGTGTCGGCGCCGGTCGGGAAGGTGCGGGAGGCGAAGGAGTACTTCGACGTCGCGCTGGACACGTTCGGACCGGCATAA
- a CDS encoding protein kinase domain-containing protein, with translation MSSDGGARHGADEPTSFALQPPALQPSAPQSPALQPSAPQSPALQPSAPQPPNPRTAVPVQVPHPDNPYATPAPAPDPGTGRLIAERYRLLGKLGHGGMGTVWRAKDETVDREVAVKEPRVPDHLPERERANAFERMRREARAAARLDHPAVVNVHDVAVVDGQPWIVMELVTGRSLGDALQEGTLDARDAARIGLQVLGALEAAHAAGVLHRDVKPDNVLLGRYDRVVLTDFGIAQIEGETNLTDTGGFVGSPEYIAPERVLGQRPGPASDLWSLGVVLYAATEGVSPFRRSNTPATLQSVLNAAPAPPTSAPGPLAALITGLLAKDPSSRPNAAQVRAVLESVANPPAPSSTQEVRYVERPGGRRRPGRKTWFGLGAVVVAAAVAAAYVVFGNPFAGPLPHGWAKHHVSDVAATLAVPAAYQRTTPDRTSDKSHWVTYTDPSGSIWIFLSLDKKSEDTNGYIKDSAAAEMYSDNGDFKTSGSVDLDMGKATETVPKPTGTYQGRPSAENTVTYDSDDTQNPLPRELRILYYKTSAGDMYRLIVSYPGKGDFTARGREVARAAIANLDIDTL, from the coding sequence ATGAGCAGCGACGGGGGAGCCCGACACGGAGCCGACGAGCCGACGAGTTTCGCTCTGCAACCACCGGCTTTGCAGCCATCGGCTCCGCAATCACCGGCTTTGCAGCCATCGGCTCCGCAATCACCGGCTTTGCAGCCATCGGCTCCGCAGCCGCCGAACCCGCGCACGGCCGTGCCGGTGCAGGTGCCGCACCCGGACAATCCCTACGCGACGCCCGCCCCGGCGCCCGACCCCGGCACCGGGCGGCTCATAGCCGAGCGGTACCGGCTGCTCGGCAAGCTCGGGCACGGCGGGATGGGCACGGTGTGGCGCGCCAAGGACGAGACGGTGGACCGCGAGGTCGCCGTCAAGGAACCGCGCGTCCCGGATCATCTTCCCGAACGCGAACGTGCCAACGCTTTCGAGCGGATGCGCCGCGAGGCCCGCGCGGCGGCCCGGCTCGACCACCCGGCCGTCGTGAACGTGCACGACGTGGCCGTCGTCGACGGTCAGCCGTGGATCGTGATGGAACTGGTGACCGGCCGCTCGCTGGGCGACGCGTTGCAGGAGGGCACCCTCGACGCACGCGACGCGGCCCGGATCGGCCTTCAGGTGCTCGGCGCGCTGGAGGCCGCGCACGCGGCGGGCGTCCTGCACCGTGACGTCAAGCCGGACAACGTCCTGCTGGGCCGCTACGACCGGGTCGTCCTGACCGACTTCGGCATCGCCCAGATCGAGGGCGAGACGAACCTGACGGACACCGGCGGTTTCGTCGGCTCGCCCGAATACATCGCGCCGGAACGGGTGTTGGGCCAACGCCCCGGCCCCGCCTCCGACCTCTGGTCCCTCGGTGTGGTCCTGTACGCGGCGACGGAGGGCGTCTCGCCGTTCCGCCGCAGCAACACCCCCGCCACCCTCCAGTCGGTCCTCAACGCCGCGCCCGCACCGCCGACTTCGGCGCCGGGCCCGCTCGCCGCACTCATCACCGGCCTGCTGGCCAAGGACCCGTCGAGCCGCCCGAACGCGGCCCAGGTGCGTGCCGTACTCGAATCGGTGGCGAACCCGCCCGCGCCGTCCTCGACGCAGGAGGTGCGGTACGTCGAAAGACCCGGCGGAAGACGCCGGCCCGGCCGCAAGACGTGGTTCGGGCTCGGTGCCGTGGTCGTCGCGGCGGCGGTGGCAGCCGCGTACGTGGTGTTCGGCAACCCGTTCGCGGGGCCGCTGCCGCACGGCTGGGCGAAGCATCACGTGTCCGATGTGGCCGCGACGCTCGCCGTCCCGGCCGCGTACCAGCGGACCACCCCCGACCGCACTTCGGACAAGAGCCACTGGGTCACGTACACCGATCCGAGCGGCAGCATCTGGATCTTCCTGAGCCTCGACAAGAAGTCCGAGGACACCAACGGCTACATCAAGGACTCGGCGGCGGCCGAAATGTACTCGGACAACGGCGACTTCAAGACCAGCGGCAGTGTCGACCTCGACATGGGCAAGGCCACGGAGACCGTCCCGAAGCCGACCGGCACGTACCAGGGCCGACCGTCGGCCGAGAATACGGTCACCTACGACTCCGACGACACCCAGAACCCCCTCCCGCGCGAGCTGAGGATCCTCTACTACAAGACCTCCGCCGGCGACATGTACCGGCTCATCGTCAGCTACCCGGGCAAGGGCGACTTCACGGCCCGCGGCCGCGAGGTGGCGCGGGCGGCGATCGCGAACCTGGACATCGACACGCTGTGA